In the Arachis ipaensis cultivar K30076 chromosome B10, Araip1.1, whole genome shotgun sequence genome, one interval contains:
- the LOC107623854 gene encoding probable steroid-binding protein 3 yields MELTPQQLSQYNGTDPSKPIYVAIKGRVFDVTAGKSFYGPGGPYAMFAGKDASRALAKMSKNDEDVSPSLDGLSEKEIGVLTDWENKFQAKYPVVGRVLN; encoded by the coding sequence ATGGAGCTCACACCGCAGCAGCTAAGCCAATACAACGGCACAGACCCATCCAAGCCCATATACGTCGCCATAAAGGGCCGAGTCTTCGACGTCACCGCCGGAAAGTCCTTCTACGGCCCCGGCGGCCCCTACGCCATGTTCGCCGGAAAAGATGCCAGCAGGGCACTCGCCAAGATGAGCAAGAACGACGAAGACGTCTCCCCTTCCCTCGACGGCCTCTCCGAGAAGGAGATCGGCGTCCTCACCGATTGGGAGAACAAGTTTCAGGCTAAGTATCCCGTCGTTGGCCGTGTTCTTAACTAA